In Brevibacillus brevis NBRC 100599, a single genomic region encodes these proteins:
- a CDS encoding SDR family NAD(P)-dependent oxidoreductase — protein sequence MNQFENKVAVITGAASGIGRALAMRCAEEQMKVVLADVEVVELQRVEQELQSAGATVLAVVTDVSKEKDIQTLAQKTLDMFGAVHLLFNNAGVGAGSTIWQSTLADWQWVMNVNLWGAIHATQIFVPMMLKQGTECHIVNTASLAGLESGPGNSIYRVSKHALVSLSETLYHELKMIQSKIGVSVLCPGFVQTQICDAHRNRPAEYSKPGDIVEPSPMSSAIDQFIRSGVEQGISPKEVADHTFLAIKSNRFYILPDPSYKEPVRQRMEDILNQHNPTFVIPSHI from the coding sequence ATGAATCAGTTTGAGAACAAAGTAGCGGTCATTACGGGAGCGGCCAGCGGTATCGGTCGTGCATTGGCAATGCGCTGTGCTGAGGAGCAAATGAAGGTGGTTCTTGCCGATGTGGAAGTAGTGGAGCTCCAACGGGTAGAGCAGGAGTTACAATCAGCAGGAGCAACTGTTCTCGCCGTCGTAACGGACGTAAGCAAAGAGAAAGATATCCAGACGCTCGCACAGAAAACGCTAGACATGTTTGGTGCTGTCCATCTCTTGTTCAACAATGCAGGGGTTGGCGCAGGCTCGACAATCTGGCAAAGCACCCTCGCTGATTGGCAATGGGTCATGAATGTGAACTTATGGGGAGCCATTCACGCTACACAAATTTTCGTACCCATGATGTTAAAACAAGGAACTGAATGCCACATCGTGAACACCGCCTCTCTCGCTGGTCTAGAGTCTGGACCAGGGAATAGCATTTATCGTGTCAGCAAGCATGCATTAGTCAGTCTGTCGGAAACCCTCTACCACGAATTGAAAATGATCCAATCCAAAATTGGTGTTTCCGTTTTATGCCCCGGCTTTGTTCAGACGCAAATATGTGACGCCCATCGCAATCGTCCAGCCGAGTACAGTAAACCAGGAGATATTGTGGAGCCCTCACCGATGTCCAGCGCCATTGACCAGTTCATTCGTTCAGGTGTCGAGCAAGGAATTTCTCCGAAAGAAGTGGCTGATCACACCTTCCTGGCGATCAAGAGCAATCGCTTTTACATTCTGCCAGATCCCTCGTATAAAGAACCTGTGCGTCAACGGATGGAAGATATTTTGAACCAGCATAACCCGACGTTCGTGATTCCCTCTCATATTTAA
- a CDS encoding DUF2165 family protein yields the protein MSKDSIGNREKRREHHTAHTIAYIGIIIAEGLFSLFGWVATGNMLRNVKKDAKTFNNSKTFAYIAYMVAFCIWFFGFAIVGAEWFAMWQSQVWNGQQVAFNITEVMIGFVILVSLRDRELTDI from the coding sequence ATGAGTAAAGACAGTATAGGGAATAGGGAAAAGAGGCGTGAGCATCATACTGCTCACACCATAGCTTATATCGGAATTATCATTGCGGAAGGATTATTCTCACTTTTTGGTTGGGTCGCTACAGGAAATATGCTGCGTAACGTAAAAAAGGATGCAAAAACGTTCAATAACTCGAAAACATTCGCATACATCGCTTACATGGTTGCTTTTTGCATCTGGTTTTTCGGATTTGCCATTGTGGGTGCAGAGTGGTTCGCCATGTGGCAATCACAAGTATGGAATGGTCAGCAGGTAGCGTTTAACATTACAGAAGTGATGATTGGATTCGTTATTTTGGTTTCCTTGCGAGATCGAGAATTAACAGATATCTAA
- a CDS encoding PLP-dependent aminotransferase family protein gives MNMCKVVIIIWKPDRSSSQTLYHQIADEIERRISYGEFPPGSLLPSERKLAEQLGVNRSTVILAYEELRALGIIESRTGSGTRVCKNKWEATPKHTPNWHRYVEGGQFLPNLSYLRRIREALQKDSSLIDFASGELSSQLSPGKEISTQMKENPFTEYLGYDNPQGFTPLREELVSYLSRYRNVQTTDSSILITSGSQQSLYLITQCLLAPGDAVAIEDPSYCYSLPMFQSAGLRLFRLPVSNNGMNPEDIRALYKKHRIKMIFINPTFQNPTGVCLDPTRRMQLLDVASELGLPIVEDDPFSLTSYDGKPPLPLKSLDQLGSVLYIGSFSKIAASGLRVGWMVAPHSVVERLADARQQMDFGLSVVPQKIAAQFLHSDNFLPHLERLRMHLQYRRDLLVEALQKELPNELSFSIPQGGLHLWCKINLDVNDNQLFEEALRRGVVFVPGSVYGSDSGYVRFTFARPKEEEITLGVAKFADALKAVLL, from the coding sequence ATGAATATGTGCAAGGTTGTGATTATTATTTGGAAGCCTGATCGGTCGAGCAGTCAAACTTTATACCACCAAATAGCCGATGAGATTGAACGCAGAATTTCATACGGAGAGTTCCCCCCTGGGAGCCTACTCCCTTCTGAGAGAAAACTGGCTGAGCAATTAGGTGTAAACCGAAGCACTGTTATTCTAGCGTACGAGGAACTCCGGGCATTAGGCATCATTGAGAGCAGAACAGGAAGCGGTACTCGTGTGTGTAAAAATAAATGGGAGGCAACTCCGAAGCATACACCGAACTGGCATCGATATGTAGAAGGTGGTCAATTCCTCCCGAATTTGTCTTATCTGCGTCGGATCAGAGAGGCCTTGCAAAAAGACAGCAGTCTCATCGATTTTGCGAGTGGAGAATTGTCTTCCCAGCTCTCACCAGGCAAGGAGATCAGTACCCAGATGAAGGAAAACCCCTTCACCGAATATTTGGGATACGATAATCCGCAAGGCTTTACGCCATTGCGTGAAGAACTGGTCTCCTATTTGTCACGTTACCGGAATGTACAGACAACGGACTCTTCGATTCTGATCACGTCGGGTTCTCAACAATCCCTGTATTTGATCACTCAATGTCTGCTTGCACCCGGCGATGCAGTTGCCATCGAAGATCCCTCTTATTGTTACTCGTTGCCTATGTTTCAATCTGCTGGTCTCCGCCTGTTCCGCCTCCCCGTCAGCAATAACGGCATGAATCCAGAAGATATTCGAGCCTTGTATAAAAAGCATCGGATCAAGATGATCTTTATCAATCCTACCTTTCAAAACCCGACTGGGGTTTGTCTTGATCCCACTCGGCGCATGCAGCTGTTGGATGTAGCAAGCGAACTGGGTCTTCCGATTGTAGAGGACGATCCATTCAGTCTCACTTCCTATGACGGCAAGCCTCCACTGCCACTCAAATCATTGGATCAGCTTGGCTCCGTTCTCTACATCGGTTCCTTTTCCAAAATTGCTGCATCCGGTTTACGAGTCGGTTGGATGGTGGCGCCTCATTCCGTTGTCGAGCGTTTGGCAGATGCCCGCCAACAGATGGATTTTGGCCTGAGCGTGGTGCCACAAAAAATCGCGGCCCAGTTTTTGCATTCCGATAACTTCCTGCCTCATTTAGAGCGGTTACGCATGCATTTACAGTACAGAAGAGATTTGCTTGTGGAGGCACTGCAAAAAGAGTTGCCCAATGAGCTTTCATTCTCCATTCCCCAAGGCGGATTACACTTGTGGTGTAAAATCAACCTGGATGTGAACGACAACCAATTATTTGAAGAAGCCCTTCGCAGAGGCGTCGTCTTTGTGCCAGGAAGTGTGTATGGTTCAGACTCCGGCTACGTTCGCTTTACCTTTGCGCGACCAAAAGAAGAGGAAATTACGCTTGGTGTCGCTAAATTTGCGGATGCGTTGAAGGCGGTTTTGTTATAA
- a CDS encoding carbon-nitrogen hydrolase family protein: MSIQQQNVRVAVVQAASVIMDREGSTEKAVSLTLEAGEKGAKIVVFPEAFIPAYPRGLTFGAKVGSRSPEGRKDWFRYWDNSIVVPSEETDKLGEAARKAGVYLVIGVIERDNENSGGTLYCSVLFFGPDGELLGVHRKLKPTASERLIWGEGDGSTLPVFDTPYGKIGALICWENYMPLARAAMYAKGVQIYIAPTADARDAWQATIRHIALEGRCFVLSSNQYVTKDMYPTDLACYDDLASSPDEMSRGGSAIVGPLGDYIVEPVFGREEILYADLDIIRDIAYSQFDFDVVGHYSRPDVFTLLVNEEKKENVKWMK; the protein is encoded by the coding sequence ATGTCCATTCAGCAACAGAACGTACGAGTAGCAGTTGTTCAAGCTGCATCGGTCATAATGGATCGTGAGGGAAGTACGGAAAAGGCGGTTTCACTGACATTGGAAGCAGGAGAAAAAGGAGCGAAAATCGTTGTTTTTCCCGAAGCTTTTATCCCTGCGTATCCGAGAGGACTTACTTTTGGAGCAAAAGTAGGCAGTCGCTCACCTGAGGGGCGTAAAGACTGGTTTCGTTATTGGGACAATTCGATTGTCGTCCCGAGTGAAGAGACAGACAAGCTCGGGGAGGCAGCGCGCAAGGCTGGCGTGTATCTCGTCATTGGCGTGATCGAGCGAGACAATGAAAATAGCGGTGGCACCTTATATTGTTCCGTTTTATTTTTCGGACCAGATGGTGAGTTGCTCGGTGTGCATCGCAAGCTGAAGCCGACTGCATCCGAACGGTTGATTTGGGGCGAAGGAGACGGAAGTACTTTACCGGTATTCGATACTCCGTACGGTAAGATCGGGGCTCTGATTTGTTGGGAGAATTATATGCCGTTAGCGCGAGCAGCGATGTATGCAAAAGGCGTTCAAATCTACATCGCACCTACAGCAGACGCGAGGGATGCATGGCAAGCTACCATCCGCCATATCGCATTGGAAGGTAGATGCTTCGTTCTATCGAGCAATCAGTACGTAACAAAAGATATGTATCCGACTGATTTGGCCTGCTACGACGATCTTGCTTCTTCACCAGACGAGATGAGCAGAGGTGGAAGTGCGATTGTGGGGCCATTGGGCGACTATATCGTCGAGCCTGTTTTTGGTCGGGAGGAGATTCTTTACGCTGATCTGGACATTATTCGCGATATCGCGTATAGCCAATTCGATTTTGATGTCGTTGGACATTACTCGCGACCCGATGTTTTTACATTGTTGGTGAATGAAGAGAAAAAAGAGAATGTGAAGTGGATGAAATAG
- a CDS encoding SCO family protein yields the protein MKKTAWLIMLSILMVLVTACGPARYDYNYPVNEFAYTDQEGKPFSSSDLENKVWVANFVFTYCGTVCPTMTANMAELQKKAKEAGVDVEFVSFSVDPEKDTPEALKSYLGKFNADFSNWHALTGYGFDEIKTFILKSFKTPIEKDSNSDQIIHDTFLYLVDQKGTVVNRYEGMTDVPYNQIIEDMKALQE from the coding sequence ATGAAAAAAACAGCTTGGTTGATCATGCTCAGTATCCTGATGGTTTTGGTAACTGCGTGTGGTCCAGCAAGATATGATTACAACTATCCGGTTAATGAATTTGCTTATACGGACCAGGAAGGGAAGCCTTTTTCATCAAGTGATCTGGAAAATAAGGTCTGGGTTGCTAACTTTGTCTTTACGTATTGTGGAACCGTTTGTCCTACGATGACAGCAAACATGGCTGAATTGCAGAAAAAAGCAAAAGAAGCTGGCGTAGATGTGGAGTTTGTTTCCTTCTCGGTTGATCCAGAAAAAGATACGCCAGAGGCATTGAAGTCCTATCTGGGTAAATTCAATGCTGACTTCTCCAATTGGCATGCATTGACTGGCTACGGATTTGATGAGATCAAAACGTTTATTCTCAAGTCATTCAAGACGCCAATAGAAAAGGACTCTAATTCCGATCAAATCATCCACGACACGTTTTTATATTTGGTCGATCAAAAGGGAACAGTGGTTAACCGTTATGAAGGAATGACGGACGTGCCCTACAATCAAATTATCGAGGATATGAAAGCGTTGCAGGAGTAG
- a CDS encoding c-type cytochrome — translation MKAIKYLLIGSLFLVATACSNGATEEQTEVADAEKTAMQLYKNNCMSCHGNDLSGRVGPGLQQVGSKMTEEKLVEIITVGANGMPGYEKVLSTEEIGQLAKWLSEKKE, via the coding sequence GTGAAAGCCATCAAGTATCTCCTGATTGGTTCCCTGTTCTTGGTTGCAACTGCATGCAGCAATGGTGCAACGGAAGAGCAAACAGAAGTTGCAGATGCTGAGAAAACTGCGATGCAGCTATACAAAAATAATTGCATGAGCTGCCACGGTAATGATTTATCCGGTAGGGTGGGTCCAGGCTTGCAGCAAGTTGGCTCGAAAATGACGGAGGAAAAACTCGTTGAAATAATTACGGTCGGCGCAAATGGCATGCCTGGTTATGAAAAAGTGCTAAGCACTGAAGAAATCGGCCAGTTAGCGAAGTGGCTCTCTGAGAAAAAGGAATAG
- the cyoD gene encoding cytochrome o ubiquinol oxidase subunit IV: MSKQSVHGTTEQHGGHGSLKSYVIGFVLSLIFTIIPILALENGWLDSDKRLIIYLGAALFQFIVQLFFFMHLKEEDKPRYNLMSLLLGLFIVFLIVIGSIWIMMYNMVAL; encoded by the coding sequence TTGAGCAAGCAATCTGTGCATGGCACGACAGAACAACACGGCGGTCATGGTTCCCTGAAATCGTATGTGATCGGTTTCGTCTTGTCGCTTATATTCACTATCATTCCCATCCTGGCGCTAGAGAACGGCTGGTTGGATAGTGATAAGCGACTCATCATCTATTTAGGAGCGGCTCTGTTCCAGTTTATTGTCCAGTTATTCTTCTTCATGCACCTGAAAGAAGAGGATAAACCACGCTACAACTTGATGTCGCTTTTACTCGGGTTGTTTATCGTCTTCCTCATCGTGATCGGCTCTATCTGGATCATGATGTACAACATGGTCGCACTATAA
- the cyoC gene encoding cytochrome o ubiquinol oxidase subunit III, giving the protein MANVNAGHHDHHPDQEELRTFAFWIYLMTDVILFATLFATYIVLQGSTDGGPGPKDLFQMSGIYASTFILLTSSFTSGLAILAMNKGNRLALMNWLGVTVFLGASFLFLEINEFIHMVSEGATIGTSAFLTAFYTLVGTHGLHVTLGMGWMIIVIMQIAKHGITPVTKRKVNIISLFWHFLDVVWIFVFTIVYVMGVN; this is encoded by the coding sequence ATGGCTAATGTGAATGCTGGACATCATGATCATCATCCAGACCAAGAGGAATTGCGCACGTTTGCCTTTTGGATCTACCTCATGACGGATGTTATCTTGTTTGCTACCTTGTTTGCGACTTATATCGTACTGCAAGGCAGCACGGATGGTGGTCCAGGTCCAAAAGATCTGTTTCAGATGAGTGGGATTTACGCGAGTACGTTTATTTTGCTGACCAGTAGCTTTACGAGTGGTCTTGCGATTCTCGCGATGAATAAGGGGAATCGTCTTGCCTTGATGAACTGGCTGGGAGTTACCGTATTCTTGGGAGCATCCTTCTTGTTCCTGGAAATCAACGAGTTCATCCATATGGTTAGTGAAGGGGCAACGATTGGAACGAGTGCATTCCTGACTGCCTTTTACACATTGGTAGGGACACATGGCTTGCACGTGACGCTCGGTATGGGGTGGATGATCATCGTCATCATGCAAATCGCCAAGCATGGTATTACACCTGTAACGAAACGAAAAGTAAACATCATCAGCTTGTTCTGGCATTTCCTTGATGTTGTTTGGATTTTCGTCTTCACCATCGTGTATGTGATGGGGGTGAATTAA
- a CDS encoding cbb3-type cytochrome c oxidase subunit I, with protein sequence MWESVKEFASEFFVTGDPLIYGADVSIVLSIIAVVSVLTYFKKWGWLWREWLTTVDHKKIGIMYILASVLMLFRGGVDALLMRAQLAMPEMQFLSGDHYNQIFTTHGVIMILFMAMPLMFGLFNVIVPLQLGARDVAFPFLNALSFWLFFSGAMLFNLSFVIGGSPDAGWLAYPPYSELAFNPGPGQDFYIWGIQISGIGSLMTGINFIVTILKVRAPGMTLMKMPMFSWSVLSSCIAIVFAFPILTVTLALLFIDRYLGGHFFTLDGGGNPMMYINLIWMWGHPEVYIIVLPAFGIFSEIVATFSRKKLFGYKSMVFAMIIISVLSFLVWAHHFFTMGSGADVNAFFAVTTMLIAIPTGVKVFNWLFTMFRGKITFETPMLWMVGIIPNFVIGGMTGVLLSVAPADFQYHNSYFLVAHFHQVIIAGVVFGFFAGLYYWWPKIFGFKLNERIGRWAFWLWNIGFYLCFMPQYALGLMGMTRRLYTYGWDKGWFEMNLVSTIGAVIMGAAFLVQIWDIAHSIKHMKRDTTGDPWNARTLEWSIPSPAPFYNFAVMPQVTSQDDWHERKLRIEQGLEKPAKVELEPIHMPKNSGIPIVMSMFWFFVGFGLIFDWLWMAVPGFIGVIACMVVHSFNYDTDYYVTVEEIKRTEAEAGRVIT encoded by the coding sequence ATGTGGGAGAGTGTGAAAGAATTCGCCTCTGAATTTTTCGTAACAGGCGATCCGCTTATTTATGGTGCGGACGTCAGCATTGTGCTCAGTATCATCGCAGTTGTATCGGTGCTGACTTACTTTAAAAAATGGGGATGGCTCTGGCGCGAATGGCTGACGACTGTCGATCACAAGAAGATCGGTATCATGTACATTCTCGCTTCCGTTCTCATGCTGTTTCGAGGAGGGGTAGATGCTCTCCTGATGCGAGCTCAGCTCGCCATGCCTGAGATGCAATTTTTGAGTGGGGATCACTACAATCAGATTTTTACGACGCATGGCGTCATTATGATTCTGTTTATGGCGATGCCGCTTATGTTTGGTTTATTCAATGTCATCGTGCCGCTGCAACTCGGTGCACGTGACGTAGCCTTTCCGTTTCTGAATGCGCTCAGCTTCTGGTTGTTTTTCTCAGGGGCGATGCTGTTCAACCTGTCCTTCGTCATTGGGGGCTCCCCGGATGCAGGATGGCTGGCTTACCCGCCGTATTCGGAGCTAGCCTTTAACCCGGGGCCAGGTCAGGATTTCTACATTTGGGGGATTCAAATCTCAGGTATTGGTAGTTTGATGACCGGGATTAACTTTATTGTGACGATCTTGAAAGTGCGTGCTCCTGGTATGACTTTGATGAAAATGCCGATGTTTTCTTGGTCGGTTTTGTCGAGTTGTATCGCGATCGTTTTCGCATTCCCCATCTTGACGGTTACCTTGGCACTGCTGTTTATCGACCGCTATTTGGGTGGGCACTTCTTCACCTTGGATGGCGGCGGTAATCCGATGATGTACATCAACCTGATTTGGATGTGGGGTCACCCGGAAGTTTACATTATCGTTTTGCCAGCGTTCGGGATTTTCTCGGAGATCGTTGCAACGTTCTCGCGGAAAAAGCTGTTTGGTTATAAATCCATGGTATTCGCCATGATCATCATTAGCGTTCTCTCGTTCCTCGTATGGGCGCATCATTTCTTCACGATGGGCTCCGGTGCTGACGTCAATGCGTTCTTCGCCGTCACGACCATGTTGATTGCGATTCCGACGGGTGTGAAAGTGTTTAACTGGCTGTTTACGATGTTCCGAGGAAAAATTACGTTCGAAACGCCGATGCTGTGGATGGTCGGGATTATCCCGAACTTCGTCATCGGTGGGATGACGGGTGTTCTTCTGTCCGTGGCACCTGCTGACTTTCAGTATCACAATAGCTACTTCCTCGTTGCACACTTCCACCAAGTGATCATTGCGGGTGTCGTATTTGGATTCTTCGCGGGCTTGTACTACTGGTGGCCGAAAATTTTTGGCTTCAAGCTGAATGAGCGTATTGGCCGTTGGGCTTTCTGGCTGTGGAACATCGGGTTCTACCTGTGCTTCATGCCGCAATACGCATTGGGCTTGATGGGGATGACACGTCGTCTTTACACGTACGGCTGGGACAAGGGCTGGTTTGAAATGAACCTGGTATCGACGATTGGTGCCGTAATCATGGGTGCTGCATTCCTTGTCCAAATTTGGGACATTGCTCATAGCATCAAGCACATGAAGAGAGATACAACAGGCGATCCGTGGAATGCTCGTACGTTGGAGTGGTCGATTCCTTCTCCAGCTCCGTTCTATAACTTTGCCGTCATGCCGCAGGTAACGTCTCAAGATGACTGGCATGAAAGAAAGCTGCGCATCGAGCAAGGCTTGGAAAAGCCAGCGAAAGTAGAGCTGGAACCGATTCATATGCCGAAAAACTCCGGTATTCCGATTGTGATGTCCATGTTCTGGTTTTTTGTCGGATTCGGTTTGATTTTTGACTGGCTATGGATGGCGGTACCAGGGTTTATCGGTGTGATTGCATGTATGGTTGTTCACTCGTTTAACTACGACACGGACTACTATGTCACGGTGGAAGAGATTAAACGTACAGAGGCGGAAGCAGGGAGGGTGATTACGTAA
- the cyoA gene encoding ubiquinol oxidase subunit II has product MKTSKTVRCMSFLFMFILLFLTTGCADNYIVLDPKGPIGEQQKDLMILSTLLTLIVIVPVLILTFVIVWRYRDRKGRKAKYTPNWEHSTKLEIIWWGIPIIIITLIGIVTVRYTYSLEPSKPLESEKKPITIQVTNLDWKWLFQYPEQGIATVNYVQFPEDVPVRFEVTSDAPMNSFWIPQLGGQIYAMSGMSMTLYLQADEQGEYMGSGANFTGKEFAKMFFTANATSQENFDQWVNQVKHTSPELTLDGYKELTKQGTSDVRYFSTFPEGLYEMTVTKYAASHNHGLSTRVQPPARVKE; this is encoded by the coding sequence ATGAAGACGTCCAAGACAGTACGCTGTATGTCATTTTTGTTCATGTTCATCCTGCTGTTCTTGACGACCGGTTGCGCTGATAACTATATCGTGCTCGATCCGAAAGGACCCATTGGTGAACAGCAAAAGGACTTAATGATTTTATCCACGCTTTTAACGTTAATTGTGATTGTTCCAGTACTAATTCTTACGTTTGTCATTGTATGGCGATACCGTGACAGAAAAGGAAGAAAGGCGAAGTACACGCCTAATTGGGAACACAGCACGAAACTGGAAATCATTTGGTGGGGCATTCCCATCATCATTATTACGTTAATTGGGATCGTGACAGTTCGGTATACGTATTCGTTGGAGCCATCCAAGCCGTTGGAATCCGAGAAGAAACCGATCACGATTCAAGTGACGAATTTGGATTGGAAGTGGCTATTCCAATATCCTGAACAAGGCATTGCCACTGTGAACTATGTGCAGTTCCCAGAGGATGTGCCGGTACGCTTCGAAGTGACATCTGACGCCCCGATGAATTCATTCTGGATTCCACAGCTTGGCGGTCAGATTTATGCCATGTCCGGCATGTCGATGACTCTCTACCTGCAAGCAGATGAGCAGGGTGAGTACATGGGATCAGGTGCGAACTTTACCGGAAAAGAGTTTGCGAAGATGTTCTTTACAGCGAATGCGACTTCCCAAGAAAACTTTGATCAATGGGTGAATCAGGTGAAACATACTTCCCCTGAGCTGACACTGGATGGTTACAAAGAGCTGACGAAACAAGGAACATCGGATGTACGCTATTTCTCCACTTTCCCTGAAGGATTGTACGAGATGACGGTGACCAAGTATGCTGCTTCACACAATCACGGCTTATCTACGAGAGTGCAACCGCCAGCGCGGGTGAAAGAATAA
- a CDS encoding aminotransferase class I/II-fold pyridoxal phosphate-dependent enzyme, translating into MIQGQTPLFNGLRKHAQKNPIQFHIPGHKKGKGMDPEFRWFMGKNALSIDLINIEPLDDLHQPKGIIKQAQELAAEAFGADHTIFSVQGTSGVIMTMIMAVCNPGDKVIVPRNVHKSIMSGIVLSGATPIFLHPEIDPIFGISHGITPQAVEKALEQHPDAKAVLVINPTYFGIAGDLKSIVQIAHARGVPVLVDEAHGSHVHFHPKLPLSAMQAGADMAASSMHKLGGSLTQSSLLNMQGNLVSFQRVQAIYSMLTTTSTSYLLLASLDVARKRLVTSGKMLLDQTIQLANEARAQINKINDLYCIGREIIGTNGAFAHDPTKLVISVKDLGITGYEAEKWLRDRFNIEVELSDLYNIVCIITPSDTREDLQILVYALEELAAGSEDQGNRKARPKMQLPKIPVLAVTPRDAFYAPTEMIPVEQAVGRIIAEFVMVYPPGIPIFIPGEIISEENLIYTKRNMEAGLPVQGFEDPTLQTIRVIKE; encoded by the coding sequence TTGATTCAAGGGCAAACGCCGCTCTTTAACGGGTTGAGAAAGCATGCCCAGAAGAATCCAATCCAATTCCATATACCAGGTCATAAGAAAGGGAAAGGGATGGATCCTGAATTTCGATGGTTCATGGGAAAAAATGCACTTTCCATCGATCTGATTAACATTGAACCATTAGATGATCTGCATCAACCAAAAGGAATTATCAAACAAGCGCAGGAATTGGCAGCTGAAGCCTTTGGCGCTGATCACACCATATTTTCTGTTCAAGGCACGAGCGGAGTCATCATGACGATGATTATGGCAGTATGTAATCCTGGCGATAAGGTCATCGTGCCACGAAATGTACACAAATCTATCATGAGCGGCATTGTTTTATCTGGTGCGACTCCTATCTTTTTACATCCAGAAATAGACCCTATTTTCGGGATCTCACATGGAATCACACCACAGGCTGTGGAAAAAGCATTGGAACAGCATCCCGATGCAAAAGCAGTCCTCGTCATCAACCCAACCTATTTCGGAATTGCCGGTGACTTGAAGAGTATCGTTCAAATTGCGCATGCCAGAGGGGTGCCTGTACTCGTAGATGAAGCGCATGGCTCACATGTTCACTTCCATCCCAAGCTTCCCCTATCGGCGATGCAGGCTGGTGCAGATATGGCAGCAAGCAGTATGCATAAATTAGGAGGCTCTCTGACGCAGAGTTCGTTGTTGAACATGCAGGGAAATCTCGTCTCGTTTCAGCGTGTACAAGCCATCTATAGCATGCTCACGACGACATCCACCTCCTATTTACTGCTCGCCTCGCTCGATGTGGCGAGAAAGCGGTTGGTTACATCCGGGAAAATGCTATTGGATCAAACGATTCAGCTCGCAAACGAAGCACGGGCACAAATCAATAAAATAAATGATTTGTACTGCATTGGGAGAGAAATTATCGGGACAAATGGAGCGTTTGCCCATGATCCGACCAAGCTGGTCATCTCGGTAAAAGACCTTGGCATTACGGGATATGAAGCGGAAAAATGGCTCCGTGATCGCTTTAACATTGAGGTAGAGCTATCTGACCTGTACAACATCGTTTGTATTATCACACCAAGCGATACGAGAGAAGATTTGCAAATCCTTGTCTATGCCTTGGAGGAACTGGCTGCCGGGTCCGAGGATCAAGGAAACAGAAAAGCCCGCCCGAAAATGCAGCTCCCGAAAATACCAGTACTGGCTGTCACCCCGCGCGATGCATTTTACGCACCGACAGAGATGATTCCCGTCGAACAAGCTGTGGGAAGAATTATCGCGGAGTTTGTCATGGTATATCCACCAGGTATCCCGATCTTTATCCCGGGTGAGATCATTTCGGAAGAGAACCTCATCTATACGAAGAGAAACATGGAGGCAGGTTTACCAGTACAGGGCTTTGAAGACCCGACGCTACAAACCATACGTGTCATCAAGGAATAA